A region of the Candidatus Methylomirabilota bacterium genome:
TGCCGCCGCCCATCTCCTCCGCTTCCTCGGCGATCTGGAGGGCGGTGCGGCTGGCAGTTCCCTTCACGAGGACCTGCTGGAGGAGATTGGTGATACCGGCGTTCTCCGCGGTCTCCCATCGCGAGCCAACCCGGACCATCACGGAGACCGCGACCACCGGGACGCTGGGATTCTCACGCACGAGCACGGTGACACCGTTGTCCATGCGGTCCCGCCGGATCGGTTCGTCCGCGCGCGCTGGCGCCCATCCGCCGTCGGTCAGCACGAGGAGCATCAGCACGAGGAGCATCAGCCCGACGAGTCTCGGCCTCATCATGGCCGGTCCCGCGGGACGAGCGCGAGGCGCGCGTGCTGGGCGCCGAGGTACCGCCGTGCCGCCGCCTGGATCTGCTCCCGGGTCACCGAGCGGATGCCATCGAGGTACTTGATCTCGCCCTCGAGGCTCCAGAGGGTTTCGGCCATCCCGTAAGCGTAGGCGCGACCCTCCGCGGTCTCGATGGAGAACAGGTGCCGGCTCTCCGCCGCGGTCACCGCGCGGTCGCGCTCAGCCTGGGTCACGCCCTCGTCCTGGATGCGCTTGACCTCGGCCAGCACCGCTGCCTCCACCTTGTCGAGATCGTCCGGCTCGAAGAGAGCGCTCACGCCGATCATGCCGGCGCCCTGGAGCGCGCTGTACGAGGCCCGCACTGAGCTGACGAGCTGTTGCCGCTCACGCAACGCCTGGTTCAACCTCGATGTCTGCGAGCCGCCCAGGATGTGCGCGAGCAGATCCGCCGCGAACATGTCGGAGGCGCCCAGGACCGGGGCAAGCCAGGCGAGGCCGAGAGAGCCCTGGCGCTCCGGCCGGGGGCGCACTTCGCGATACGAGTCGTCCAGAGGACGAGGCGCCGGAGGCGTCGCGCGCCGATACCCCTGGGCGGGAACGCTCGCGAAGGCCCTCAGCGCCGCGACTCGGACCTGAGCGGGATCAACAGCACCTACGACGACTAGCGTCATGTTGTCGGGCACGTAGTGCTGCTTGTAATAGCCGCGGAGGGTCTCCTGGGACGACGCCTGCAACATCTCACGGTCTCCGAGCACCGGGTGGCCATAGGGCTCGCCCCGGAACGTCAGATAGAAGAGGCGGCGCCCTAGGAAGGTACGGAGATTGTCCTCGCCCAGCCGCATTTCCTCGAAGACGACCTCGCGCTCCCGGGCCAGCTCGCCCGGGTCGAACGCGGAATTGAAGGCCATGTCGGCGAGGATCTCGATGCCCTGAGTGGCGCGGGACGCAGGCAGAAGGATGTAGTAGAAGGTGTAGTCCCATGAGGTGCCCGCATTCGTGCGGCCGCCGACTGACTCGATGTCGCGATCCACGAAACCCGGCCCCCGCGTTGCAGTACCCTTGAAGAGCATGTGCTCCGCAAAATGTGAAAAGCCGCGCTCGGCTGGGAACTCGTCACGGCCCCCAACGCCCACCCACAAGTGCAGCGCGACTACGTCGCTCACCCGATGTTCCTGGACAATCAGGCGCATGCCGTTGGGCAGCACTTCCCGCATGGGTCCCTGGGAAGCGGATGGGGGGTTGCCGGAGGGCGCGCTAGAGCAAGCGGAGCCGAAAAGGGTCGCCGCCGCCACGATGAGGGCAAAACCGGCGCCACGGCGAACTTTCATCTCGATG
Encoded here:
- a CDS encoding pitrilysin family protein, with protein sequence MKVRRGAGFALIVAAATLFGSACSSAPSGNPPSASQGPMREVLPNGMRLIVQEHRVSDVVALHLWVGVGGRDEFPAERGFSHFAEHMLFKGTATRGPGFVDRDIESVGGRTNAGTSWDYTFYYILLPASRATQGIEILADMAFNSAFDPGELAREREVVFEEMRLGEDNLRTFLGRRLFYLTFRGEPYGHPVLGDREMLQASSQETLRGYYKQHYVPDNMTLVVVGAVDPAQVRVAALRAFASVPAQGYRRATPPAPRPLDDSYREVRPRPERQGSLGLAWLAPVLGASDMFAADLLAHILGGSQTSRLNQALRERQQLVSSVRASYSALQGAGMIGVSALFEPDDLDKVEAAVLAEVKRIQDEGVTQAERDRAVTAAESRHLFSIETAEGRAYAYGMAETLWSLEGEIKYLDGIRSVTREQIQAAARRYLGAQHARLALVPRDRP